AAATTCCAATAAAATTCAACTTATCTTGTTGACAATACACCATTTATGATGTATTATTAATTTGTGAAGGGCAAGGATGTGGTGAAAGTATTGAAACAGCACGGCTGGAAAATAGTACGGGTTAAAGGCTCGCATTTCATGATGGAAAAGGACGGCCTGGTCGTGCCGGTTCCCTGCCACAAATGGGACATGGGCATCGGCCTTCTAAAAGAGATATCCAAAAAAACCGGAGTCTCATTGCCCTGACCCAGCAGAGCTGGATAAGAGCCTTAGATAACAAATTCAAAATTTGTTCTAAAGAGCTAACAAATTTTAGAATTTGTTATAAGGCTCTAAGGAGGAAGCATGGTTATCGAATCGTTTGAGCCGACCGCGGTTTTTCGCAAAACCAAGGATGGCAGTTACTTCACTTTCTGCCCGGAAGTGGCTGGAGTGGCCAGTGAGGGTCACACTCTAGAAGAAGCCCGAACCATGATCAAAGAAGCTTTGGAAGGAGTAATCGAAGTTGTTCTGGAGCGGGATTTTCCCGATTATTTCAAGGCGGCCGGTAAAAAGATTTTACGTGGAGATATTGTTGAGAAAATAGATA
The DNA window shown above is from Candidatus Aminicenantes bacterium and carries:
- a CDS encoding type II toxin-antitoxin system HicA family toxin, translating into MKGKDVVKVLKQHGWKIVRVKGSHFMMEKDGLVVPVPCHKWDMGIGLLKEISKKTGVSLP
- a CDS encoding type II toxin-antitoxin system HicB family antitoxin — translated: MVIESFEPTAVFRKTKDGSYFTFCPEVAGVASEGHTLEEARTMIKEALEGVIEVVLERDFPDYFKAAGKKILRGDIVEKIDIDKKLQVAVSIRMARERAGLTQAQLAEKLGIKQQHISRYEKGIVVPSADRFLQLFEILKPILTH